CGGGAGTATTGAGTTCGGAATCCTCTCACCCCAGGAAATCAGAAAGATGAGCGCGGCCGAGATAACCGTCCCGGACACCTACGACGATGACGGTTACCCGATAGAGGGCGGCCTCATGGACAAGAGGCTGGGTGTCATCGACCCGGGACTGCGCTGTGAGACCTGTGGAGCGCGCGCCGGAGACTGTCCCGGTCACTTCGGCCACGTCGAGCTGGCCAGGCCGATCATCCACGTCGGATTCGCCAAGACCATCCACCGCGTTCTGGAGAGCACCTGCCGCGAGTGCGGAAGGATAAAGCTCACCGAGGAGGAGATAGAGGAGTACACCCACAAGTTCGAGGTCATGGGCGACAGGAAGAAGGCCAAGGACAGGCTCATCAAGGAGATTCACAAGAAGGCCAAGGAGAGGATGGTCTGCCCGCACTGCGGTGCCCCGCAGTTCCCGGTCAAGTTCGAGAGGCCGACCATCTACTGGGAGCTCAGGAAGGACGAGGAGGGCAACGAGTACAAGCACAGGATGATGCCAAGCGAGGTCAGGGACAGGCTTGAGAAGATACCCGACAAGGACCTGCACCTCCTTGGCCTGCACCCGGAGAAGGCCAGGCCGGAGTGGATGGTCCTCACGGTTCTGCCGGTTCCGCCGGTTACCATGAGACCGTCCATCACCCTCGAGAGCGGCATTAGGGCTGAAGACGACCTCACCCACAAGCTCGTTGACATCATCCGTATCAACAACCGCCTTAAGAGCAACATCGAGGCCGGTGCGCCGCAGCTCATCATCGAGGACCTCTGGGACCTCCTCCAGTACCACGTCACCACATACATCAACAACGAGACCTCAGGCATTCCGCCGGCCAAGCACAAGAGCGGAAGGCCCCTCAAGACCCTGGCACAGAGGCTCAAGGGTAAGGAGGGACGCTTCCGTGGAAACCTCAGCGGTAAGCGTGTCAACTTCTCTGCCCGTACGGTCATCAGCCCCGACCCGATGATAAGCATCAACGAGGTCGGCGTTCCGATAGCGGTAGCTATGGAACTCACCGTTCCAGAGAAGGTCACCGAGTTCAACTTCGAGAAGCTCAAGAAGATGGTCCTCAACGGGCCCGAGAAGTATCCGGGCGCTAACTACGTTATAGACCCCGAAGGAAGGAGAATCCGCCTCATGGAGAACAACCTCGAGCTCATCGCAGAGAAGCTCGACCTGGGCTGGACGGTTGAGAGACACCTGCTGGACGGCGACATAGTCCTCTTCAACAGGCAGCCGTCCCTTCACAGGATGAGTATAATGGCCCACCGCGTTAGGGTTATGCCCTACAGAACCTTCCGCCTCAACCTCGCCGTCTGCCCGCCGTACAACGCGGACTTCGACGGTGACGAGATGAACCTCCACGTGCCGCAGACGGAGGAGGCTCAGGCCGAGGCAAAGATACTCATGGAGGTCCAGAATCACATCATCTCGCCGCGCTACGGTGGCCCGCTCATCGCAGGAATCCAGGACCACATATCCGGCGGCTACCTGCTCACGCGCGAGGGCGCCTACTTCACCCGCTCAGAGGTCGAGCAGATGCTCATGTTCGCCGGCGTTGACGTGGACAAGCTTCCGAAACCTGACAAGGTCGAGAACGGCGTCGAACTCTGGAGTGGAAAGGTCATATTCTCCCTCCTCCTGCCGGACGACCTCACAATCTGGTACCGCAACAAGCTCTGCGACGAGCCGGAGCGCTGCGAGGCTCTCGAGAAGCTTATAGAGGAGAAGCTCATCCCCGACGAGGAGGAGGTCAGAAAGCTCGCCTACGACGGCTTCACCTACATCCTCAACGGAAAGCTCCTCAGCGGTGCGATAGACAAGAAGGCCTACGGAAGGGAGGACGGAAAGCTCCTCGACCTCATAGTGAGGGAGTACGGCGTCGAGAGGGCGAGGCAGTTCCTCGACCAGGTCACCAAGCTCGCGATCTGGGTCATAACGCACAAGGGCTTCACAACCGCGATAGACGACGAGGACCTTCCGAGTGAGGCCCTCGACAGGATTCACGAGATAATACGCGAGGCTGAGGAGAGGGTTAACAGGCTCATAGAGGCGTACAAGAACGGCGAGCTCGAGCCGCTGCCGGGTAAGACCCTCGAAGAGACCCTGGAGAGCAACATAATGGCCGTTCTGGCCGAGGCGCGTGACAACGCAGGTAAGGTTGCCGAGAGGTACCTTGGTATGACCAACCACGCAGTCATAATGGCCAAGACCGGTGCGAGGGGTAAGATGCTCAACATCACCCAGATGGCGGCGATGCTCGGTCAGCAGTCCATCCGTGGAAAGAGGCTCTATCGCGGCTACCGCGGAAGGGTTCTCACGCACTTCAAACCCGGTGATTTGGGAGCCAGGGCGAAGGGATTCGTTACCAACTCCTACAAGAGCGGTCTAACCCCGCAGGAGTACTTCTTCCACGCGATGGGTGGTAGAGAGGGACTGGTCGACACGGCCGTCAGGACCGCCCAGAGCGGTTACATGCAGAGGAGGCTCATCAACGCGCTCCAGGACCTCAAGGTGGACTACGACGGAACCGTCAGAGACCCGACCGGAATCATCGTCCAGTTCAAGTACGGCGAGGACGGAATAGACCCAATGAAGAGCTGGGGAGGCAAGACCGTGGACGTTGATAGGGTGATTGTAAAAACCCTGCTCAAAGTGAGGGGGAAGGGGTGAGATAGATGGTCGCCGCAAAAACCATCAAGAGCATGGTTGACAAGGCCGAGCTTCCCGACAACATCAAGGAAGAGCTCTACAACAAGCTCATCGAGTACAACAAGAAGTACAAGCTCAAGAAGGCCGAGGTTCAGGCCATCATAGACGAGGCCGTCAAGGAGTATCAGAGGGCCCTCATCGAGCCGGGCGAGGCAATAGGAACAGTCGCCGCGCAGTCCATCGGTGAGCCGTCAACGCAGATGACCCTCAACACCTTCCACTACGCAGGAGTTGCTGAAATCAACGTCACCCTCGGTCTGCCGAGAATCATCGAGATCGTTGATGCCAGAAAGAACCCATCAACGCCAATCATGACCGTCTACCTCGACGAGAAGCACCGTTATGATAGGGAGAAAGCCCTAGAAGTTGCGAGACGCATTGAGGGAACGAGCCTTGAGAACCTCGCAAGAGAGATGAGCATAGACATCCTCAACTTCGAGTTCATAGTTGATATAGACCCGGAGAGGCTTGAGAAGGCCGGTCTCGACATGGAGAGGATTCAGAGGAAGCTGGAGAGCTCCTTCAAGAGCGCTGAATTTGAAGTTGACGGCTACACCGTCATAATGCGCCCCAAGAAGGTCGGCAAGCTCTCCGACCTGAGGAGGCTCTCCGAAAAGGTTAAAAAGCACCGCCTTAAGGGTCTCTCGGGCGTCGGAAAGACCATCATAAGGAAGGAAGGCGACGAGTACGTCATCTACACCGAGGGCTCGAACTTCAAGCAGGTCATCAAGGTCCCGGGCGTTGATCCGACGAGAACCAGAACCAACAACATCCACGAGATCGCCGAGGTGCTCGGCATCGAGGCGGCAAGAAACGCCATCATCGAGGAAATTGTCAACACGATGCGCGAGCAGGGTCT
The Thermococcus radiotolerans genome window above contains:
- a CDS encoding DNA-directed RNA polymerase subunit A', with the protein product MQSMKKVIGSIEFGILSPQEIRKMSAAEITVPDTYDDDGYPIEGGLMDKRLGVIDPGLRCETCGARAGDCPGHFGHVELARPIIHVGFAKTIHRVLESTCRECGRIKLTEEEIEEYTHKFEVMGDRKKAKDRLIKEIHKKAKERMVCPHCGAPQFPVKFERPTIYWELRKDEEGNEYKHRMMPSEVRDRLEKIPDKDLHLLGLHPEKARPEWMVLTVLPVPPVTMRPSITLESGIRAEDDLTHKLVDIIRINNRLKSNIEAGAPQLIIEDLWDLLQYHVTTYINNETSGIPPAKHKSGRPLKTLAQRLKGKEGRFRGNLSGKRVNFSARTVISPDPMISINEVGVPIAVAMELTVPEKVTEFNFEKLKKMVLNGPEKYPGANYVIDPEGRRIRLMENNLELIAEKLDLGWTVERHLLDGDIVLFNRQPSLHRMSIMAHRVRVMPYRTFRLNLAVCPPYNADFDGDEMNLHVPQTEEAQAEAKILMEVQNHIISPRYGGPLIAGIQDHISGGYLLTREGAYFTRSEVEQMLMFAGVDVDKLPKPDKVENGVELWSGKVIFSLLLPDDLTIWYRNKLCDEPERCEALEKLIEEKLIPDEEEVRKLAYDGFTYILNGKLLSGAIDKKAYGREDGKLLDLIVREYGVERARQFLDQVTKLAIWVITHKGFTTAIDDEDLPSEALDRIHEIIREAEERVNRLIEAYKNGELEPLPGKTLEETLESNIMAVLAEARDNAGKVAERYLGMTNHAVIMAKTGARGKMLNITQMAAMLGQQSIRGKRLYRGYRGRVLTHFKPGDLGARAKGFVTNSYKSGLTPQEYFFHAMGGREGLVDTAVRTAQSGYMQRRLINALQDLKVDYDGTVRDPTGIIVQFKYGEDGIDPMKSWGGKTVDVDRVIVKTLLKVRGKG
- the rpoA2 gene encoding DNA-directed RNA polymerase subunit A''; this encodes MVAAKTIKSMVDKAELPDNIKEELYNKLIEYNKKYKLKKAEVQAIIDEAVKEYQRALIEPGEAIGTVAAQSIGEPSTQMTLNTFHYAGVAEINVTLGLPRIIEIVDARKNPSTPIMTVYLDEKHRYDREKALEVARRIEGTSLENLAREMSIDILNFEFIVDIDPERLEKAGLDMERIQRKLESSFKSAEFEVDGYTVIMRPKKVGKLSDLRRLSEKVKKHRLKGLSGVGKTIIRKEGDEYVIYTEGSNFKQVIKVPGVDPTRTRTNNIHEIAEVLGIEAARNAIIEEIVNTMREQGLEVDVRHIMLVADMMTLDGVILPIGRHGIVGEKASVLARAAFEITTQHLFEAAERGETDPLNGVVENVLIGQPVPVGTGIVKLAMNLPLRPKRE